In Metopolophium dirhodum isolate CAU chromosome 9, ASM1992520v1, whole genome shotgun sequence, the genomic window tattttatacacaatgactttttcggaaaaatgaaattaacctactgtagtaggtacttatgtttagtagtacaataaattactttaatcacaatacctaatatcataaaatatacttagtaatataaaaGGCTGAAAGACTGTCtgcacagaatcgttttttgtatacaatgtgACAACATATTatcactaaattaaaatttaacacattcattacagtTACTTCTCTAGGCACCTAATGAACACCAGAGCATTATCcactttaaaattgttttatatcatcgactaaaaataattaatttagactGCTATGCTACTAAATTTTGTTTCTAACTTGCATTTTGTGCAGTTTATTAGGATTATACacaatgaactaaatgtttatacttgggtttttgtttcaataactattataacattaatatactcTATCCTTATATCCTTCAAATAAAATTCCAttatttctttttgaaaaacCTAAATACGCCTCTTTTGTAGTTGTCAGTATATCCTAAACATAAGTAGGCATAGTTAGTATATTAGtacaattgaaataataaattataattacaaagtttattttacaaaaatatatgttctaaagtataatttttagatgAACACTGGACATGTGACACTGCAACGATTGCTTCGATCTTAAATGTTTTCCGcaaaatgtacaacaaaattGTGGATTAATACCACACGTGTACTTCAAATGCTTGTTGAGATTGTATTTGCTGTTTTTCCCGATATATGATCGGCCACAACCATTTGGACAAAACATTCGATATTTTTCCAAAGATTGATTCAAGTACttaactgaaaatataatatttaaattgatttatatgaATGACAAATATAGTTAATTACATTGCCATAGCTGATACTAAATTTGGTTTTAACTTGCTATTTGCCTATTTAAATGAGAGTTATTTAAGGATTGATCCTCTTCgaactacattttataattggatatttgtttcaataactaaggtaagataatatttaaattaatatatttcattattttatcctataaataaaattgcattCTTTCTTTTGAAAAACTTATGCCACTTTTGTTGTCGTCGGTATTATACCTAGTTAGTATTTtaagacaataaaaataataaattaaaactccaaatgcaacatttattttacaaaatctgATTTTTCAAAGTATACCATTTTGATGAGCAGTGgctaaataatatcataacagtCGCTTATGCTAAATTGTTTTCtacaaaatttacattaaaattttgGACTGTTGCCACATGCATAATTCATAtgatatttgaaattgtttttgctGTTTGTACCTTTGTTGAGGGGTACTAGGTAGGTTTGTTTTTATCGTCTTTTTTGAGTATTTTCTACGCGAGGACACTTGTGATGGCTAAACAAGCCATTGAAATAACGTTtaggtactattttaatatgagttatacaatatatttaaattcaaaacaaaaatattttctcaagaaatgtttttatttaattatttatattttgcttATGAATTTGGAAGTATGTCATGAACGTAGGCTAAATGAacctttaatatttgatttgacCTAAATCGTTTTTGGCAAAATGTGCATTCAAATTGTGCATTCACTCCACAAGATAACATCATATGACGTTTGAGATTGTGTTTGCGGTATTTTCCTTTATAAGAACGACCACAAAAATTTGGACAAAACATTGGATCACAGTCAGGGACGCTTTCCAGTAACTGCATTATGGTTTCTTGATctgaaatataaatcaataattttagtaggtaataaaCTGAGATACAGATTAGTTAGTTTTTAAAGCTGTATAAAATGTACGCgttattatttgcattttctaatATCTTTACACTGTACtgctttaatttaaaatgattcaatatttttttttggtgatcAAATTTACAGATAACgataaatttatacaaatacaattaattataattaatgatatataattgcatatttcatACATTGAACCATAGATGAATACATAAACCAAAGATGATAATTTAacagtatatgtatacataatatattatattatattttttaaatatataaacagcatttaatttttaaatgtacataatttgATATAATGTACAAGTCtctgcaatattatttatattataccaattaaatataaatacatttcataattatCTTACTTCAATATCAGTGCACATACAATTTACGCTATAGATATAAacacataaacattttattttaaaactagaaATATGAAAAAGTATTACATAATGtcctaatatatatacaaaatacactTTGAGTCCTCAACAtacgtaattttataatattgtataataggtacatgttaaacttaaattgtattttaaattttttatgaggaCACCCACCCACACCTGCAAGAGTACTTGTCTCGTACAAGTTTGTGTTCAGCAGTTCCAATTTTGTTTAGTaatctttaataaaaaattgaattgatcTGTTATCAAACATTATCTTAATTATGAGgtttttacaatattctaattttcgagcgagttatgagcatttttaatttgtaatattttacatactcataacttgaccaaaaattcaaatatcgtaaaaacccaTGAGTAAGCACAGATGGTGTTCTCACTTTTCAGTTTGGTAATAAGTAAATTCTCtctattattaaaagttattacaCACAATTGGTACTGCTGAACACAAATTTACTATGATGTACCTACTTACGGTCTGTAAGACGGAGAAATAATATGCGGGTGGCAGTAAATAGAGTATATTAAATTGTGAccaattgattataaaattaaaataaatagatttagaTTTGGAGAATATtccattaacattatttttggaCCAATcacaaccaaattattatatgataacttTAGGTACTGATGAGcatttaaacaaacattacTTTTGTATGTTCAATTATTAAtctaaattttgatttgtttatttagCCTTTTACATAACTaacacaaattacaataatcgCTCTATAGTCACACATTTATGTATTAAACTAGACATATCTATGTATTCAATATAAACTTCCTCCAGGTTAGGTAATATGCTTTACTTTGCTATGTATAGGAACTTTTAaatcaatacctatataaaatatataattactaattttaactTGAGTAACTTAAGTTGAGTGGAAAATACGGGTTCACTTGACAAAAGAGCATTTGTATTGAGGACAGTCAAATATTTGCCACCAAACTGCAGAAAATATGTCCATACAGATGCGGCACATTCATTGATGTAGACTGCATAGAGTAGGGCAATAGAAAATGTTGCCACACggcacaaaaaaaacaaattggtgACGTCATACCTATGCCGCATCGTGTGCACCCACCTTACAGTAAAACgagtgtacataatatgtatgcgtataaaaataattgaaaaattgataTCAGTAAATCACATACTTcacttcaataaaaaaaatctatgatGAATAATGATTCATATTTTGACAACATAACATTATTCTATTGTGGAACtattaaatctatattttaatggACATTATGTGAATTTACTCGATGGACTGTTAAAGTTTCTTTTcttgtatacttttttaaacaaatatcacAACTGTATTTGAATAAAGATGTAACTTCACATTCGAATGACAAGTGCCTTTTTAGATTACCCTTACGATTTTTTCCACTATACGACCGGCCGCAAGCATATGGACAAAAAACAGGATCTTCCAAGGTTAATCTTTCAAACATGGTAGCTACAACAGTGTAAAatgcaaaacaaattaatatttaatttataaatgataataacagaaaataggtaatatattgattaccaataatattaattaattacttccAGTGATAGGTACTCatgcaaattacaaaaaaaagcacttaattacaatttattacatcGCATGTCATTGGGGTTTACAAAACAAATACacatgttaaatttgaatgtgataattatttcgttttaaaaaaacattttagtgaggagttaatttaaataaaatttaaattatatataatatataagctgtatgttatattaatactttagtagtacaataaattactttaatcacaatacctaatatcataaaatatacttagtaatataaaaGGCTGAAAGACTGTCtgcacagaatcgttttttgtatacaatgtgACAACATATTATcactgaattaaaatttaacacgttCATTACAGTTACTTCTCTAGACACCTTATGAACATCAGAGCATTTTCcactttaaaattgttttatatcatcgactaaaaataattaatttagactGCTATGCTACTAAATTTTGTTTCTAACTTGCATTTTGTGCAGTTTATTAGGATTATACACAttgaactaaatgtttatacttgggtttttgtttcaataactattataacattaatatacttTATCCTTATATCCTTCAAATAAAATTCCAttatttctttttgaaaaacCTAAATACGCCTCTTTTGTAATAGGTTCTCatgcaaattacaaaaaaagcacttaattacaatttattacattgCATGTCATTAgggtttataaaacaaatacacatgttaaattttaatgtgataatttattcgttttaaaaaaaacattttagtgaggagttaatttaaattaaatttaaattatatataatatataagctgtatgttatattaatactttagtTGGTTTAatcaaaatctaatttatttatccactaatattatggtatatatgtacaaaaataCGTGTAAACAATTCACATATTGTACACAATGTGgccaatatatataataggcatTAATGAAAGGTCTTCaacctaaaaaaattagttgattaataataattaaacaaatatcacAGATTTATACGCGAGAAAacatatataagtaattatactgctgaaataaaatacataataagtagAATACTGCAGTATAggtttatatgtttattaattcataaatagtGGTCAACCAATCAATTCTATATCAactaatttacattatttatttacgtaaCTAGTATCTTGTACACAACttgcattttatattatcttcaaGAATAATGAATTTGTGAAACAGCATGTATGTA contains:
- the LOC132952475 gene encoding uncharacterized protein LOC132952475, giving the protein MLFCQVNPYFPLNLSYSNQETIMQLLESVPDCDPMFCPNFCGRSYKGKYRKHNLKRHMMLSCGVNAQFECTFCQKRFRSNQILKVHLAYVHDILPNSINLWKNIECFVQMVVADHISGKTANTISTSI